A DNA window from Salvelinus fontinalis isolate EN_2023a chromosome 28, ASM2944872v1, whole genome shotgun sequence contains the following coding sequences:
- the LOC129826102 gene encoding probable G-protein coupled receptor 21: MRAELNMNSSSSDVNQSSSPFCLLGLGYSHTLNTCVLEAAVILFLTILIISGNLVVIVVFHCAPLLHHHTTSHFIQTMAYADLLVGVSCLVPSLSLLHYLKGLDEELTCQVFGYLVSVLKSVSMVSLACISVDRYIAITQPFSYATLVTPCRLRVCIGLIWLYSALIFLPSFFGWGKPGYHGDIFRWCATSWQTDPGFSSFIAAMLYVPAALTVCFTYGNIFRICRQHTREITQRHARFGPQESERGERGEGCPDKRYAMVLFRITSVFYVLWMPYILYFLLESAGLYRHLVASFLTTWLAISNSFCNCLIYSLSNSVFRKGLGRLFRQLCSPCQGLGCCMEGKKGPALPKPRPAPACHV; encoded by the coding sequence ATGAGAGCAGAACTGAACATGAACTCTTCCTCGTCCGATGTGAACCAAAGCAGCTCTCCTTTCTGCCTGCTGGGCCTGGGCTACTCCCATACCCTCAACACTTGCGTGCTGGAGGCGGCCGTCATTCTCTTCCTCACTATCCTCATCATCAGCGGCAACCTGGTGGTGATCGTCGTGTTCCACTGTGCTCCGCtgctccaccaccacaccaccagccACTTCATCCAGACCATGGCCTATGCAGACCTCCTGGTGGGGGTGAGCTGCCTGGTGCcctccctgtccctgctccactaCCTCAAGGGGTTGGATGAGGAGCTCACCTGTCAGGTGTTCGGCTACCTGGTGTCCGTGCTGAAGAGCGTGTCCATGGTGTCTCTTGCGTGTATTAGTGTTGACCGCTACATCGCCATCACACAGCCATTCTCCTACGCCACACTGGTCACACCATGCCGCCTGCGCGTCTGCATTGGCCTCATCTGGCTCTACTCCGCCCTCATTTTCCTGCCCTCCTTCTTTGGCTGGGGGAAGCCCGGCTACCATGGGGACATATTTCGCTGGTGTGCGACCTCGTGGCAGACCGATCCGGGCTTTAGCTCGTTCATCGCGGCTATGCTGTATGTGCCGGCCGCCCTCACTGTGTGTTTCACCTATGGGAATATCTTCCGTATCTGCCGTCAGCACACCCGGGAGATCACCCAGCGCCATGCACGCTTTGGCCCCCAGGAGAGTGAAAGGGGCGAGCGTGGCGAAGGGTGCCCGGATAAACGCTATGCCATGGTGCTGTTCCGAATCACCAGTGTGTTCTACGTCCTCTGGATGCCCTACATCCTTTACTTCCTGCTGGAGAGCGCCGGACTCTACCGCCACCTAGTGGCCTCATTCCTCACCACATGGCTAGCCATCAGCAACAGCTTCTGCAACTGCCTCATCTATAGTCTCTCCAACAGCGTGTTCCGGAAGGGCCTGGGCCGCCTGTTCAGGCAACTCTGCTCCCCGTGTCAGGGACTGGGCTGCTGCATGGAGGGGAAGAAGGGTCCCGCTCTACCCAAGCCGCGCCCAGCCCCAGCCTGCCATGTGTAA
- the LOC129826104 gene encoding UDP-glucuronosyltransferase 2C1-like produces the protein MFFGLTLEMHQPALITVTVLLFSLTTVYGGKVLVLPLDGSPWVNMKVIIEELHSRGHSITVIRPSANWYIKEKSPHYSCITIPASGGGIDEKIFSSFVTRLLQIQREGGGFWSRMSLELEVVKQFSESNRELIEMMTMIFEDAELMQSFHDANYDLVLTDPATGAGTLLAHRLGLPLVFNVRWTIQGEGHFAIAPSPLSYVPVPGAMLTDKMTFQERVINVLFYLFTKVQTAYITDPHYIPFVYRYFGPDVHFMSLFQAADIWLMRNDFTFEFPRPTMPNVVYVGGFQCKPSKPLPQDMEDFVQSSGDHGVIMMSLGTLVGQLPEDIAEDIATAFAQLPQRVVWRHTGKRPASLGNNTLLVDWLPQNDLLGHPKTRAFVAHGGTNGVQEAIYHGVPIVGLPLMFDQQDNLNRMRAKGVAKIVDIATVDREIFLEAVKVVLYEPSYREAMQRLSRLHRDQPMKPLDRAMFWIEFVMRNKGAAHLRTESYKMSWFTYHSVDVIATLLAIVLLIILVITFAVRFLWCTVFCRRKVKHE, from the exons ATGTTTTTTG GACTCACCTTAGAAATGCATCAACCAGCCCTGATCACGGTTACTGTGCTGCTCTTCTCTCTGACCACTGTCTATGGGGGGAAGGTGCTGGTCCTCCCATTGGATGGAAGCCCCTGGGTGAACATGAAAGTCATCATTGAAGAACTGCACTCCAGAGGCCATAGCATCACAGTGATTCGTCCATCCGCCAACTGGTACATCAAGGAGAAGTCCCCTCATTACTCATGTATCACCATCCCTGCATCTGGCGGAGGAATTGACGAGAAGATCTTTAGTTCGTTTGTGACCAGATTACTGCAGATCCAAAGGGAGGGTGGAGGTTTCTGGTCTCGTATGAGTCTGGAGCTTGAGGTGGTGAAGCAGTTCTCTGAGTCAAACAGGGAGTTGATTGAGATGATGACTATGATATTTGAAGATGCCGAGCTAATGCAATCGTTTCACGATGCAAACTATGATCTGGTTCTGACGGATCCTGCCACTGGTGCGGGCACGTTACTGGCACACCGCCTTGGTCTTCCTCTTGTCTTCAATGTCAGATGGACAATCCAGGGTGAGGGTCACTTTGCCATtgccccctcacctctctcatATGTCCCAGTACCAGGAGCAATGTTGACGGACAAAATGACTTTTCAGGAGAGAGTCATAAATGTTCTGTTTTATCTTTTTACAAAGGTTCAAACTGCATACATCACAGACCCTCATTACATTCCGTTCGTCTATCGATACTTTGGCCCGGATGTTCACTTCATGTCATTGTTCCAGGCAGCAGACATCTGGCTCATGAGGAATGACTTCACCTTTGAGTTTCCTCGTCCCACCATGCCAAACGTGGTCTACGTGGGTGGCTTCCAGTGCAAGCCCTCCAAGCCGCTTCCCCAGGACATGGAGGACTTTGTCCAGAGCTCCGGGGACCATGGGGTCATCATGATGTCCCTCGGGACCTTGGTGGGACAACTTCCTGAGGACATCGCTGAGGACATCGCCACTGCTTTTGCCCAACTGCCTCAGAGGGTTGTCTGGAGGCACACTGGGAAGAGACCTGCCTCCCTGGGTAACAACACCTTACTGGTGGACTGGCTCCCCCAGAACGACCTCCTAGGACACCCCAAGACCCGAGCCTTTGTCGCCCACGGCGGCACCAATGGAGTCCAGGAGGCCATCTACCACGGTGTCCCAATCGTCGGCCTCCCATTGATGTTTGACCAGCAGGATAACCTCAACAGGATGAGGGCTAAGGGAGTGGCTAAGATAGTGGACATCGCCACCGTAGACAGAGAAATCTTCCTGGAGGCAGTGAAGGTTGTTCTCTATGAGCCGTCCTACAGGGAGGCAATGCAAAGGCTCTCCAGGCTGCACAGGGACCAGCCTATGAAGCCACTGGACCGCGCCATGTTCTGGATCGAGTTTGTCATGAGGAACAAAGGAGCGGCACATCTGAGGACAGAGTCCTACAAGATGTCCTGGTTCACCTACCACTCTGTGGACGTCATAGCCACGCTACTGGCCATTGTGTTGCTCATAATACTGGTTATCACTTTTGCAGTAAGGTTTTTGTGGTGTACGGTGTTTTGTAGGAGGAAAGTGAAACATGAATGA
- the LOC129826103 gene encoding zinc finger and BTB domain-containing protein 26-like — translation MSMAQQQNQVILQFRFGTFGDSMLQKMNLLRHQTRFCDVTVRINDLEVPGHKVVLAAGSPFLRDQFFLQDSSTREVQISMIQEAEVGHQLLLSCYTGTLELPEIELVNYLTVASFLQMGHVVEQCTQALKKFIQPRPCQVKQQPREEEEDGETLRASHAQRVQELPQAQVVHCEVEEDDDDDDDVTIQLMTPPQRQKRDRSEGEESPISIVKVESVCERVSERPSTSTAVSFPTSPPLSIHSPEPQHSLINSTVDTRASEMTMPPMPGYPLSPLPLPTSATGRPNLGGHLRNSDKSLQWYHQCPKCARVFRQLENYANHLKMHKLFMCLLCGKMFTQKGNLHRHMRVHAGIKPFQCKICGKTFTQKCSLLDHLNLHSGDKPHRCNYCDMVFAHKPVLRKHLKQIHGKNSFDNANERSQLHNGILDFEYGRLQDCSMDNSMDNKPVLMGDSL, via the exons ATGTCCATGGCCCAGCAGCAGAACCAGGTGATCCTCCAGTTCCGCTTCGGAACCTTCGGAGACTCCATGCTGCAGAAGATGAACCTGCTCCGCCACCAGACCAGATTCTGTGACGTAACTGTGCGCATCAATGACCTGGAG GTCCCAGGTCACAAGGTGGTGTTGGCAGCCGGTTCTCCCTTCCTCCGGGACCAGTTCTTTCTGCAGGACTCATCCACGAGGGAGGTCCAGATCTCCATGATCCAGGAGGCGGAGGTAGGCCATCAGCTGCTCCTGTCCTGCTACACGGGAACCCTGGAGCTGCCTGAGATAGAGCTGGTCAACTACCTAACTGTGGCTAGCTTCCTCCAGATGGGCCATGTAGTGGAGCAGTGCACCCAGGCTCTCAAGAAGTTCATCCAGCCGCGACCCTGCCAGGTGAAACAGCAGCCTCgggaggaggaagaagatggAGAGACTCTCAGAGCCTCTCATGCCCAGAGAGTACAGGAGCTGCCCCAAGCACAGGTAGTACATTGTGAGGTGGAGgaggatgatgacgatgatgatgatgtgacAATTCAGCTGATGACACCTCCCCAGAGGCAGAAGCGAGACAGGAGTGAGGGCGAGGAGAGCCCCATCTCCATCGTAAAGGTGGAGTCCGTGTGTGAGCGGGTGTCTGAACGCCCCTCTACCTCCACCGCAGTGAGCTTCCCCACCAGCCCCCCATTGTCGATACACTCCCCCGAGCCCCAGCACTCCCTCATCAACTCCACAGTGGACACCCGGGCTAGCGAAATGACCATGCCACCCATGCCAGGATACCCACTCAGCCCCCTTCCACTACCCACCTCAGCCACAGGGAGACCTAATCTGGGGGGGCACCTTCGAAACTCAGACAAATCCCTTCAGTGGTACCACCAGTGCCCAAAGTGTGCCCGTGTGTTCCGCCAGTTAGAGAACTACGCCAACCACCTCAAGATGCACAAGCTGTTCATGTGCCTGCTGTGTGGCAAGATGTTCACCCAGAAGGGTAACTTGCACCGTCACATGCGGGTCCACGCTGGCATCAAGCCCTTCCAATGCAAGATCTGTGGCAAGACCTTCACTCAGAAATGCTCTCTCCTGGACCACCTGAACTTACACAGCGGAGACAAGCCCCATCGCTGTAACTACTGCGACATGGTGTTTGCACACAAGCCCGTGCTCCGCAAACACCTCAAACAAAtccatggcaagaacagctttgACAACGCCAACGAGAGGAGCCAACTACACAACGGGATTCTGGACTTTGAGTATGGGCGTCTGCAGGACTGTAGCATGGACAATAGCATGGACAATAAGCCTGTTCTTATGGGTGACTCTCTGTAG